In Perca fluviatilis chromosome 18, GENO_Pfluv_1.0, whole genome shotgun sequence, one genomic interval encodes:
- the LOC120546146 gene encoding syntaxin-11-like: MRDRLSNLQEVSNSHVEQMEYAESTVSDTFSNIDLEMELPHEAVVFEDNSPALEDVFSQSQDIHREIQLIRVEIKRLREQNSRMMGVTTMSTIKRDSNAIGADIKARAEGVLARLRDMDGEAHKLEEEYGSNCAVTRIARTQYACLSNGFRDTMFDYNEAEMSHRENCKAQIQRQMEIVGREVTGEEVEEMIEKGQWNIFNDNIMAEGKTARSALSQIEKRHQELVDLETRINGIHEIFLDIALLVEEQGPMLNTIQTNVQKTDEGIQEALVKLNRAKRHDKNNPFKKMFCSCFPCVD, translated from the coding sequence ATGAGGGACAGACTGAGCAACCTGCAGGAAGTTTCCAACAGCCATGTGGAGCAGATGGAGTATGCAGAGTCCACTGTCTCCGACACCTTCAGCAACATTGACCTGGAGATGGAGTTGCCCCATGAGGCAGTGGTGTTCGAGGACAACAGCCCAGCTCTGGAGGATGTCTTTTCCCAGTCGCAGGATATCCACAGAGAGATCCAGCTCATCCGTGTGGAGATTAAAAGGCTTCGTGAGCAGAACTCTCGCATGATGGGTGTCACCACCATGAGCACTATCAAAAGGGACTCCAACGCTATTGGTGCTGATATAAAGGCTCGGGCTGAGGGTGTGCTGGCACGACTGCGGGACATGGACGGCGAAGCTCACAAGCTAGAAGAAGAATATGGCTCCAATTGTGCCGTCACACGTATTGCCAGAACCCAATATGCTTGCCTCAGCAATGGTTTCCGCGATACCATGTTTGACTATAACGAGGCTGAGATGAGCCATCGGGAGAACTGTAAAGCCCAGATCCAGAGGCAAATGGAGATAGTGGGACGTGAGGTGACcggagaggaggtggaggagatgATTGAGAAAGGTCAGTGGAACATCTTTAACGACAACATAATGGCTGAAGGTAAAACGGCTCGATCAGCTCTGTCCCAGATTGAGAAACGTCACCAAGAGTTGGTTGATCTGGAGACCCGTATCAACGGCATCCATGAGATTTTCCTGGATATTGCCCTGCTGGTGGAGGAGCAAGGCCCCATGCTGAACACCATCCAAACCAACGTGCAGAAAACCGATGAAGGCATACAGGAGGCCCTCGTCAAACTTAACAGAGCCAAACGTCACGACAAGAACAACCCCTTTAAAAAGATGTTCTGCAGCTGTTTCCCATGTGTAGACTAA
- the LOC120547337 gene encoding syntaxin-11-like yields the protein MRDMLERLQTIKEEQDCEPEFFGADYDVDKEPQQAVVFEDSSPIDNILREAHSIRMEISLLHLQVKRLSTHNERFSTSVRRLTLLKKDSDSIARGIQQRGEALHVRLQGLGKESSRLEVKEGPNSAVSRIARTQCDTLTRAFHAAMSDYNEAEEMQRNSCRRRIQRQASIMGTEITDVQLDLMVDKGGEGWAELSQSLQTPGGSSSRWAMCEIKGRHKELVELEVRLKQVHELFLHMAVMVEEQGSMLDNIESNVCGTQECVEKINVDIKKALQYKRKNPFQQCCPCLPCWRHNQTF from the coding sequence ATGCGGGACATGCTGGAGAGGCTGCAGACCATTAAGGAGGAGCAGGACTGCGAGCCAGAGTTTTTTGGAGCAGACTATGATGTAGACAAGGAGCCCCAACAGGCAGTGGTGTTTGAGGACTCCTCACCTATTGACAACATCCTGAGGGAGGCCCACTCCATACGCATGGAGATCTCCTTGCTCCACTTACAGGTGAAGCGTCTGAGCACACATAACGAACGCTTTAGCACCTCTGTGCGGCGTCTCACCCTACTCAAAAAGGACTCTGACTCCATCGCCAGGGGGATCCAGCAACGTGGGGAGGCTCTGCACGTCCGTCTTCAGGGCCTGGGTAAAGAGAGCAGCAGGTTAGAGGTAAAAGAAGGTCCCAACTCGGCTGTTAGTCGCATTGCCCGAACTCAGTGTGACACACTGACCCGTGCCTTCCATGCTGCCATGAGTGACTACAATGAGGCAGAGGAGATGCAGAGAAATTCATGTCGGAGGAGGATCCAGAGACAGGCCTCCATAATGGGTACTGAAATCACCGATGTCCAGCTGGATTTGATGGTGGACAAAGGTGGTGAGGGATGGGCTGAGCTGTCCCAGAGCCTGCAGACCCCAGGTGGAAGCTCGTCCCGCTGGGCGATGTGTGAGATCAAGGGCAGACACAAGGAGCTGGTGGAGCTGGAGGTCAGGCTGAAGCAGGTCCATGAACTGTTCCTGCACATGGCCGTGATGGTGGAGGAGCAGGGATCCATGCTTGATAACATTGAGTCTAATGTGTGTGGCACTCAGGAATGTGTTGAGAAAATCAATGTTGACATCAAGAAGGCCCTACAGTACAAGAGGAAGAATCCTTTTCAGCAATGTTGTCCCTGTCTACCCTGTTGGAGACACAACCAAACTTTTTAG
- the LOC120547338 gene encoding uncharacterized protein LOC120547338, which translates to MRLQDTQQNGNQQATYVRKHSGSQTVQKRASMTTEYQEMFLSPLCYKAIVSAPSQKGPYHALKGTSADVRSYYLVQKRIPKAPQPSLPPVGHRSSNPLYNPTHFVANQMASQLEDNTSVHQSKQFEDDFRAWKANKCSSQKTSVQVAAISKPVPKVQESQPFEKVTSYTTDYVTHQLPPRRRREKPVYQTKGLPLEPAVSLKPKVAWNPNQEASDEANEFFQQFKTWSLENQFHSQGKMSEIK; encoded by the exons GAAGCACTCTGGCTCTCAGACAGTCCAGAAACGGGCCTCCATGACCACAGAGTACCAGGAGATGTTCCTTTCCCCACTCTGCTACAAGGCTATCGTCTCAGCCCCATCACAGAAAGGCCCTTACCATGCACTGAAAGGGACAAGTGCAGATGTGAG ATCATACTATTTGGTCCAAAAAAGGATCCCAAAGGCCCCACAGCCATCTTTGCCACCCGTAGGCCACCGGAGCAGCAACCCTCTATACAATCCTACACACTTTGTCGCAAACCAAATGGCATCCCAGTTGGAGGACAACACATCAGTTCACCAAAGTAAACAATTTGAAG ATGATTTCCGAGCGTGGAAAGCAAACAAGTGCAGCTCCCAGAAAACTTCTGTTCAAGTTGCAGCTATCTCTAAACCAGTCCCAAAGGTGCAAGAATCACAACCTTTTGAAAAAGTCACCAGCTACACAACTGATTATGTCACCCATCAATTGCCCCCCAGGAGGCGCAGGGAGAAGCCTGTGTATCAAACCAAAGGTCTTCCCTTAGAGCCGGCTGTGTCCTTGAAGCCAAAGGTGGCTTGGAACCCAAACCAAGAAGCTTCTGACGAAGCCAATGAATTCTTTCAGCAATTCAAGACCTGGTCCCTTGAAAACCAGTTCCACAGCCAAGGCAAAATGtctgaaattaaataa